One window of Henckelia pumila isolate YLH828 unplaced genomic scaffold, ASM3356847v2 CTG_525:::fragment_3, whole genome shotgun sequence genomic DNA carries:
- the LOC140872999 gene encoding probable cinnamyl alcohol dehydrogenase 1 isoform X1 has translation MAATANGECLGWAARDPSGFLSPYEFNRRPVGSDDVSISIMYCGICYADVVWPRNILGTSKYPLVPGHEISGIVRVVGTNVQRFKVGDRVGVGTIVDSCRECEYCDDHLENYCSKGSVHTFDAVDSDGTITKGGFSSYIVVHERWLLTCLSLKNVDMLAGKLSLNLVCFYSFSRYCYNIPENYPLELAAPLLCAGITVYNPMMKHNMNQPGKSLGIIGLGGLGHLAVKFGKAFGLKVTVFSTSISKKEESLNVLGADHFVISSDQEAMAALTKSLDFIINTASGDIPFDSLLQLLKTTGVLVLVGFPSEVKFSPMHLAPAARSVTGSITGGTKQTQEMLNFCATNKIYPDIELIPIQYVNEALERLIKKDVKYRFVIDVANSLK, from the exons ATGGCCGCCACTGCAAATGGTGAATGCCTTGGATGGGCCGCCAGAGATCCCTCCGGATTCCTATCTCCTTACGAATTCAACCGCAG GCCTGTTGGAAGTGATGATGTTTCGATAAGCATTATGTACTGTGGAATATGCTATGCTGATGTTGTCTGGCCCAGAAACATACTTGGAACTTCAAAGTATCCTTTAGTTCCTGG GCACGAAATCTCCGGTATTGTACGTGTGGTTGGTACCAATGTTCAACGCTTTAAAGTAGGCGACCGTGTTGGAGTTGGAACAATTGTTGATTCTTGCAGAGAGTGCGAGTATTGTGATGATCACTTAGAAAACTATTGCTCAAAGGGGTCAGTCCACACTTTTGATGCGGTGGATTCTGATGGTACCATAACCAAAGGGGGATTTTCTAGCTATATTGTGGTTCACGAAAGGTGGTTGTTAACTTGTCTTTCATTAAAGAATGTAGACATGCTAGCAGGGAAACTAAGTCTTAACTTGGTttgtttttattctttttcTAGGTATTGCTACAATATACCTGAAAATTACCCGCTAGAATTAGCAGCACCATTGCTCTGTGCTGGAATAACAGTTTACAACCCCATGATGAAGCATAACATGAATCAACCAGGCAAATCTTTGGGGATTATAGGGCTAGGTGGACTTGGCCACCTGGCCGTGAAGTTTGGCAAGGCATTTGGATTAAAAGTAACGGTATTCAGCACGAGTATTTCCAAGAAAGAAGAGTCTTTGAATGTTCTTGGAGCCGATCATTTTGTTATTTCTTCTGATCAAGAGGCAATGGCG GCTTTGACCAAGTCATTGGACTTCATCATAAACACAGCATCTGGGGATATCCCCTTCGATTCATTACTGCAATTGTTGAAGACGACTGGTGTACTTGTGTTGGTGGGATTTCCAAGTGAAGTGAAATTTAGTCCTATGCACCTCGCTCCAG CTGCGAGGAGCGTTACAGGAAGTATAACAGGTGGAACCAAGCAGACACAAGAAATGTTGAATTTCTGTGCTACAAACAAAATTTACCCCGACATTGAATTGATACCGATTCAATACGTGAACGAGGCCTTGGAGAGGCTGATTAAGAAAGACGTGAAGTATCGTTTTGTGATCGACGTTGCTAATTCGCTCAAGTAA
- the LOC140872999 gene encoding probable cinnamyl alcohol dehydrogenase 1 isoform X2, with the protein MAATANGECLGWAARDPSGFLSPYEFNRRPVGSDDVSISIMYCGICYADVVWPRNILGTSKYPLVPGHEISGIVRVVGTNVQRFKVGDRVGVGTIVDSCRECEYCDDHLENYCSKGSVHTFDAVDSDGTITKGGFSSYIVVHERYCYNIPENYPLELAAPLLCAGITVYNPMMKHNMNQPGKSLGIIGLGGLGHLAVKFGKAFGLKVTVFSTSISKKEESLNVLGADHFVISSDQEAMAALTKSLDFIINTASGDIPFDSLLQLLKTTGVLVLVGFPSEVKFSPMHLAPAARSVTGSITGGTKQTQEMLNFCATNKIYPDIELIPIQYVNEALERLIKKDVKYRFVIDVANSLK; encoded by the exons ATGGCCGCCACTGCAAATGGTGAATGCCTTGGATGGGCCGCCAGAGATCCCTCCGGATTCCTATCTCCTTACGAATTCAACCGCAG GCCTGTTGGAAGTGATGATGTTTCGATAAGCATTATGTACTGTGGAATATGCTATGCTGATGTTGTCTGGCCCAGAAACATACTTGGAACTTCAAAGTATCCTTTAGTTCCTGG GCACGAAATCTCCGGTATTGTACGTGTGGTTGGTACCAATGTTCAACGCTTTAAAGTAGGCGACCGTGTTGGAGTTGGAACAATTGTTGATTCTTGCAGAGAGTGCGAGTATTGTGATGATCACTTAGAAAACTATTGCTCAAAGGGGTCAGTCCACACTTTTGATGCGGTGGATTCTGATGGTACCATAACCAAAGGGGGATTTTCTAGCTATATTGTGGTTCACGAAAG GTATTGCTACAATATACCTGAAAATTACCCGCTAGAATTAGCAGCACCATTGCTCTGTGCTGGAATAACAGTTTACAACCCCATGATGAAGCATAACATGAATCAACCAGGCAAATCTTTGGGGATTATAGGGCTAGGTGGACTTGGCCACCTGGCCGTGAAGTTTGGCAAGGCATTTGGATTAAAAGTAACGGTATTCAGCACGAGTATTTCCAAGAAAGAAGAGTCTTTGAATGTTCTTGGAGCCGATCATTTTGTTATTTCTTCTGATCAAGAGGCAATGGCG GCTTTGACCAAGTCATTGGACTTCATCATAAACACAGCATCTGGGGATATCCCCTTCGATTCATTACTGCAATTGTTGAAGACGACTGGTGTACTTGTGTTGGTGGGATTTCCAAGTGAAGTGAAATTTAGTCCTATGCACCTCGCTCCAG CTGCGAGGAGCGTTACAGGAAGTATAACAGGTGGAACCAAGCAGACACAAGAAATGTTGAATTTCTGTGCTACAAACAAAATTTACCCCGACATTGAATTGATACCGATTCAATACGTGAACGAGGCCTTGGAGAGGCTGATTAAGAAAGACGTGAAGTATCGTTTTGTGATCGACGTTGCTAATTCGCTCAAGTAA